A genome region from Alkalimarinus coralli includes the following:
- a CDS encoding STAS domain-containing protein, which produces MASYKILQAEQQGIYVLKFVGEIRLYLCSTLDIIIDSMSSNPVFKTVVIDLTETTIIDSTTLGLLAKIAVLARKKSSFLPTIISTNPDITRIIQTMGFGEIFIIMKEPAAELSELEEIPILKATEQQVREKVLDAHLTLMELNDSNKKEFKDLVQALECENIVEQAALTH; this is translated from the coding sequence ATGGCTAGCTATAAGATTTTACAGGCTGAACAACAAGGTATATATGTATTAAAGTTCGTAGGTGAAATACGCTTATATCTTTGTTCAACGCTGGATATTATTATTGACTCAATGTCGTCAAACCCTGTGTTTAAGACGGTTGTCATTGACCTGACCGAGACAACGATCATCGACAGTACAACGCTTGGTTTATTAGCCAAGATAGCGGTACTGGCCCGTAAGAAAAGCTCTTTTTTACCTACTATTATCTCCACCAACCCAGATATCACTCGGATCATTCAAACTATGGGGTTTGGTGAGATCTTTATCATCATGAAAGAACCTGCAGCCGAATTATCTGAGCTGGAAGAGATCCCCATCCTTAAAGCGACCGAGCAACAGGTAAGAGAGAAAGTGCTTGATGCTCATCTCACTTTAATGGAGCTGAATGACTCAAACAAAAAAGAGTTTAAAGACCTGGTTCAAGCGCTCGAATGCGAAAATATTGTTGAGCAGGCAGCGCTAACTCATTGA
- a CDS encoding SMR family transporter — MSFVFLSLAILAEVIATFSQKYTEQFRLIGPNLIVVTGYSLAFRRVTVKFNYNS; from the coding sequence ATGAGTTTCGTTTTCCTTTCCTTAGCAATTCTTGCTGAGGTCATTGCGACCTTTTCGCAAAAGTATACCGAACAATTTCGCCTAATCGGTCCAAACCTCATTGTTGTTACAGGTTACTCCTTGGCCTTTCGAAGAGTAACAGTTAAATTCAACTATAATAGCTAA
- a CDS encoding TetR/AcrR family transcriptional regulator: MKTRERILHTTLELFNECGEPNVTTLQIADEMDISPGNLYYHFKNKTEILSELFNWYEREIAEILDVPESSLSVEDQWLFLHLIFEVIARYRFLYQDLVNVMSRHEKLAGKFKKIMAKKKNASRQVCQNLAQQGILKASEQEIDALCKSIVLTATYWVSFSMVMDGEQSDETLNQGVYQVMTLVLPYLREEERAILREMGEAYL, from the coding sequence ATGAAAACCCGAGAGCGGATACTACACACAACACTTGAGTTATTTAATGAGTGTGGTGAGCCTAATGTTACAACCCTTCAAATTGCCGATGAAATGGATATCAGTCCAGGCAATCTCTATTATCATTTTAAAAACAAAACTGAAATTCTCAGTGAACTATTCAACTGGTACGAGAGAGAAATTGCCGAAATTTTGGACGTACCTGAATCCAGCCTATCTGTTGAAGACCAGTGGCTATTTCTTCACTTAATCTTCGAAGTCATTGCAAGGTATCGTTTCCTATATCAAGACTTAGTCAACGTTATGTCGAGGCATGAAAAACTCGCAGGCAAGTTTAAGAAGATAATGGCTAAAAAGAAAAACGCTTCTCGGCAGGTCTGCCAAAACCTTGCTCAGCAAGGAATTCTAAAAGCCTCTGAGCAAGAAATAGACGCACTTTGTAAAAGCATCGTACTTACGGCCACCTACTGGGTAAGCTTTTCGATGGTAATGGATGGCGAGCAGAGTGATGAAACGCTAAACCAGGGAGTTTATCAGGTAATGACTCTTGTGCTGCCTTACTTACGTGAAGAGGAACGGGCGATATTACGTGAAATGGGCGAAGCTTACCTTTAG
- the xthA gene encoding exodeoxyribonuclease III, with translation MKIVSFNVNGLRSRLHQLEHLASTYSPDIIGLQETKVHDPEFPLSDVESLGYHVEFWGQKGHYGVALLSKQKPTKIMKGFPSDNEEDQKRLIVGHFEVNGQELAVINGYFPQGESRDHPTKFPAKKKFYEDLQHLLTEQYSNTQNVIVMGDLNISPEDIDIGIGPDNAKRWLRTGKCSFLPEEREWLERMKSWGLEDSYRKLYPTEAELYSWFDYRSKGFDREPKRGLRIDQIWATPPLISTLTASGIYYDIRGMEKPSDHCPIWSDFNL, from the coding sequence ATGAAAATAGTATCGTTTAATGTTAATGGACTTCGCTCTAGACTACATCAGCTTGAACATCTTGCATCCACCTATTCGCCAGACATCATTGGCCTTCAGGAAACCAAAGTTCATGACCCTGAATTCCCGCTGTCTGACGTGGAATCTCTTGGTTATCATGTCGAGTTTTGGGGGCAGAAAGGCCATTATGGTGTTGCACTGCTCTCGAAACAAAAACCAACAAAAATAATGAAAGGGTTTCCATCTGACAATGAAGAGGATCAAAAACGACTGATCGTTGGACATTTTGAAGTTAACGGCCAGGAACTTGCGGTAATCAATGGTTATTTTCCTCAGGGAGAAAGCCGGGATCATCCAACTAAATTTCCGGCCAAGAAGAAATTTTATGAAGACCTTCAACACCTGCTAACCGAACAATATAGCAACACACAAAACGTTATTGTCATGGGCGATCTAAACATCTCTCCAGAAGATATTGATATTGGAATAGGCCCAGACAACGCTAAACGATGGCTACGCACAGGAAAGTGCAGCTTTTTGCCAGAAGAAAGAGAATGGCTGGAAAGAATGAAAAGCTGGGGGCTGGAGGATAGCTATCGCAAGCTTTACCCGACCGAAGCGGAGTTATACAGCTGGTTTGACTACCGCAGCAAGGGGTTTGATAGAGAGCCAAAACGAGGGTTACGAATTGACCAGATATGGGCAACCCCCCCTCTAATAAGCACGCTCACCGCTTCAGGAATATATTACGATATTAGGGGTATGGAGAAACCATCTGACCACTGTCCGATCTGGTCAGACTTTAACCTTTAG
- a CDS encoding lysophospholipid acyltransferase family protein, which yields MSLKSYLKEKFVSKELDAQLDKIEKSVGTLGYDPWGFNAETNKIVLSLYSAVYNKYFRVQTDGIENIPANGPVLIIANHSGQLPIDGTLIGYALATRKVSPRLPRAMIERFFPTVPFLGNFLNQTGAVLGDPVNCAKMLENDEAVIVFPEGIRGSGKLYKDRYQLKRFGNGFMHLAMKYNATIVPCGVVGCEETIPAIANIKPLAKLLGIPYVPVTLPFILPAKVRLNFGQPMKFEGGDVREEEVTRRVEQVKSVISDLIDKGLSERKRLF from the coding sequence ATGAGCCTTAAGTCGTATTTAAAGGAAAAGTTCGTGTCTAAGGAGCTAGACGCGCAGTTAGATAAGATCGAAAAATCAGTCGGTACGCTTGGATATGACCCATGGGGGTTTAACGCCGAAACCAATAAAATTGTTCTTTCCCTTTATAGTGCCGTTTATAACAAGTACTTTCGAGTGCAAACAGACGGCATAGAAAATATACCAGCAAATGGTCCAGTATTAATTATCGCCAATCACAGCGGCCAACTCCCCATAGATGGAACACTTATTGGCTACGCGCTAGCCACCAGAAAAGTGTCTCCAAGACTTCCCAGGGCGATGATCGAGCGCTTTTTCCCAACGGTTCCATTTTTAGGCAACTTCTTGAATCAAACCGGGGCCGTGCTTGGCGACCCTGTAAATTGTGCAAAGATGCTTGAAAATGACGAAGCGGTTATCGTGTTTCCAGAAGGAATTAGAGGGTCAGGTAAGCTCTACAAAGACCGCTATCAGCTTAAACGATTTGGCAACGGTTTTATGCATTTGGCAATGAAATACAACGCAACCATCGTCCCTTGTGGCGTGGTAGGCTGTGAAGAAACCATTCCGGCTATTGCCAATATTAAACCACTGGCCAAGTTGCTGGGTATTCCCTATGTGCCGGTAACGCTCCCGTTCATACTCCCCGCAAAGGTTCGCTTAAATTTCGGACAACCAATGAAGTTCGAAGGCGGAGATGTCAGGGAAGAAGAAGTCACCCGTCGAGTTGAACAAGTCAAATCTGTTATCAGTGACCTTATCGACAAAGGACTAAGCGAAAGAAAAAGGCTTTTCTAA
- the sixA gene encoding phosphohistidine phosphatase SixA — protein sequence MLDIFLMRHGEASFNADSDINRELTVRGQSEVRRAVKGLSEQFGSVDQVWSSPYLRAKQSAQIAIEELGGRLNIQQRLTPDYNPSKVAEWLYQLDGEASSVLIASHMPLVGKLVSLMVNADLLHPVSFGTGMIVRLTAESPFDGCFTARHIEPLMVDNNQ from the coding sequence ATGCTAGACATTTTTTTGATGCGCCACGGTGAGGCTTCATTTAATGCCGATAGCGATATTAACCGGGAGTTGACCGTCCGAGGCCAGAGTGAAGTTCGCCGCGCAGTTAAAGGCTTGTCAGAGCAATTTGGGAGCGTGGATCAAGTCTGGTCGAGTCCATACCTGCGAGCTAAGCAGAGTGCACAAATTGCCATAGAGGAGCTAGGGGGCAGGCTAAATATTCAGCAGAGGCTGACCCCGGATTACAATCCATCAAAGGTGGCTGAATGGCTTTATCAGCTAGATGGTGAGGCAAGTTCCGTGTTGATCGCCTCTCATATGCCTCTCGTTGGAAAGCTTGTCAGCTTAATGGTTAATGCAGACCTTCTTCACCCGGTATCGTTTGGTACTGGCATGATTGTGCGCCTCACTGCTGAAAGCCCGTTTGATGGTTGCTTCACAGCGAGGCATATTGAGCCACTAATGGTTGATAATAACCAGTAA
- a CDS encoding HAD family hydrolase — protein sequence MSLALFDLDNTLISGDSSQSFSEYLANSELRTPEDFLTVNEAYMADYDSGNLDLSAYMRYTLSPLINLGKMQVRELINDFLDQILPSLLLPKAFDLLESHRAKGEELVIVSATGTHLVEPIAERLNVDHVLAVNVEVKDGFITGEIEGTPTFREGKVERAQEWAAKRGHNIEQASFYSDSLNDLPLLKAVNRPVAVDPDPVLERIAREQTWEIISLR from the coding sequence ATGTCTCTAGCACTATTTGACCTTGATAATACTCTAATCTCGGGTGACAGTTCTCAATCCTTTTCGGAGTATCTTGCTAACAGCGAGCTACGTACTCCTGAAGATTTTCTCACCGTAAACGAAGCCTATATGGCTGACTATGATTCCGGAAATCTGGATCTGTCCGCTTACATGCGCTACACCCTGTCTCCCCTTATCAACCTGGGAAAAATGCAGGTACGAGAACTCATCAATGATTTTCTAGATCAGATTCTACCTTCCCTTTTGCTTCCCAAGGCATTCGATCTACTGGAATCACATAGGGCAAAAGGCGAAGAACTGGTAATTGTTTCTGCCACTGGCACGCACCTAGTTGAACCCATAGCAGAACGTCTTAATGTGGATCATGTTTTGGCGGTCAATGTGGAAGTTAAAGATGGCTTTATAACAGGTGAAATTGAAGGCACGCCAACTTTTCGTGAAGGCAAAGTTGAACGTGCTCAGGAATGGGCAGCTAAACGGGGGCACAATATAGAGCAAGCCAGCTTCTATAGTGATTCACTAAACGACTTACCACTACTAAAGGCGGTAAATCGCCCTGTCGCCGTCGATCCCGATCCGGTCTTGGAAAGAATTGCTCGTGAGCAAACATGGGAAATTATATCCCTACGTTAA
- a CDS encoding phasin family protein — protein MSDKENMKDTHSEELSDEKQLSNKIKDSARQIWLAGLGAYNKAEEDAGKIFDKLVKEGEEIENMTRGVVEKRIKVVEDTVEGVKEKANGTIGKLESVFDQRVSKALQKMGIPTRAEIKELEAQIADLKKQLEESRKG, from the coding sequence ATGTCCGATAAAGAAAATATGAAAGATACTCATTCAGAAGAGCTTTCAGACGAAAAGCAGCTCTCCAATAAAATAAAAGATTCCGCTCGCCAGATTTGGCTAGCGGGCTTAGGTGCCTATAACAAAGCTGAGGAAGATGCAGGTAAGATCTTTGATAAACTCGTAAAAGAAGGCGAAGAAATTGAAAATATGACCCGTGGAGTGGTCGAAAAAAGGATTAAGGTCGTAGAAGATACGGTAGAAGGCGTCAAAGAAAAAGCTAATGGAACAATTGGTAAGCTTGAAAGCGTGTTTGATCAGCGTGTTTCAAAAGCGCTCCAAAAAATGGGCATTCCTACCAGAGCAGAAATAAAAGAACTGGAAGCTCAAATTGCAGATCTTAAAAAACAGTTAGAAGAATCTCGCAAAGGTTAG
- a CDS encoding NAD(P)H-dependent glycerol-3-phosphate dehydrogenase, whose protein sequence is MSVTRTITVLGGGSFGTAIANIAATNGHRAFLWMRNQQRAEDIQRMRENKRYMPDYHLHDNLIATTELESAVSQSDIIFVSIPSKSFRSVVENARQYIKPNQIVVSTTKGIEGDSFLLMSQILEELLPQNPVGVLSGPNLAKEIAQKTLTATVIASESPDVRSSIQELLGCSYFRVYANLDIYGVELGGALKNIYAIMSGLAEAYGMGENTKSMLVTRSLAEMSRFAVCLGANPMTFLGLAGVGDLMVTCSSSLSRNYRVGYAVGKGQNLDEAIAELGEVAEGINTLRFVKHKADELEVYMPLVQGLYSILFEKKEIKSIISGMMLAQQSTDVEFILPRSEV, encoded by the coding sequence ATGTCAGTTACTAGAACAATTACTGTATTGGGTGGTGGTAGCTTTGGTACTGCAATTGCGAATATTGCCGCCACCAATGGTCATCGTGCTTTTTTGTGGATGAGAAACCAACAGCGAGCAGAAGATATTCAACGCATGCGCGAAAATAAAAGGTATATGCCAGATTACCATTTGCATGACAACCTCATCGCTACAACCGAGCTTGAAAGCGCCGTATCCCAAAGTGACATTATTTTTGTTTCGATACCCAGTAAATCGTTTCGCTCAGTCGTTGAAAACGCCCGCCAGTATATTAAGCCTAATCAAATAGTTGTTAGCACAACAAAAGGGATAGAGGGCGACTCATTTTTGCTAATGAGCCAGATTTTAGAAGAGTTGTTGCCGCAAAACCCTGTTGGTGTGTTGAGTGGCCCCAACTTAGCAAAAGAGATCGCGCAAAAAACATTAACTGCAACCGTTATTGCAAGCGAGTCGCCAGATGTGCGGTCTAGCATTCAAGAGTTACTGGGGTGTAGTTACTTTAGGGTCTATGCAAACCTCGATATTTACGGCGTTGAACTGGGAGGCGCATTAAAAAATATATATGCCATCATGTCGGGGTTAGCGGAAGCCTATGGGATGGGCGAAAACACAAAGTCCATGCTGGTTACCCGAAGCTTGGCCGAAATGAGTCGCTTTGCGGTATGCTTAGGCGCAAACCCTATGACATTTCTCGGCTTGGCGGGAGTAGGGGATTTAATGGTTACCTGTAGTTCTTCTCTTAGCAGGAATTACAGAGTCGGTTATGCGGTAGGCAAAGGGCAAAATCTCGACGAGGCGATAGCTGAGCTAGGTGAGGTCGCAGAGGGAATTAATACGCTACGCTTTGTTAAGCATAAAGCCGATGAGCTTGAAGTTTATATGCCGCTTGTTCAAGGCCTTTACTCAATTTTGTTTGAAAAGAAAGAAATAAAGAGCATCATCAGTGGAATGATGCTGGCTCAGCAGAGTACGGATGTGGAGTTTATTCTTCCAAGAAGCGAAGTTTAA
- a CDS encoding aminotransferase class V-fold PLP-dependent enzyme — protein sequence MNHTRHSLNALGTKLKSEFPLHNDICYLNHAAVSPWPKRTQLAVSSFAEENAIFGATNYLEWLKTESALRAHLAKLINAPSPSDIALSKSTSEALSIIAYGLQWEQGDEIVISNQEFPSNRIVWESLSNKGVNLKVVNIDKDDPVSAIEKRLTSKTKLVSISSVQYASGLKIDIDRLGKVCKQKNVLFCVDAIQSLGAYKFDIAQSLADFVVADGHKWMMGPEGLALLYVKPEVRDSMTLNQYGWHMVKHRGDYTRNSWELAPDATRFECGSPNMLGIHALNASLSLINEIGIETISEALDSNISYLIGKLKDIPGIEFVSSIEHPRLAGIVTFTVNGIEPNELYSELMKAGVICACRGGGVRFSPHFYTPEHVIDRAIEIVKTTVCQLQNQ from the coding sequence GTGAACCACACTCGCCACTCACTCAACGCGCTTGGAACGAAACTAAAAAGTGAATTCCCTCTCCATAACGATATCTGTTATCTAAATCATGCAGCGGTTTCCCCTTGGCCGAAAAGAACACAGCTTGCTGTCTCAAGTTTTGCGGAAGAAAATGCTATTTTTGGCGCGACAAACTATCTTGAGTGGTTAAAAACCGAGTCTGCGTTGAGAGCACACCTGGCCAAGCTAATCAACGCGCCATCCCCCAGTGACATTGCGCTATCAAAAAGCACCTCCGAAGCTTTGTCGATCATTGCCTACGGACTTCAGTGGGAGCAAGGCGATGAGATAGTGATAAGTAATCAGGAGTTCCCTTCAAATAGAATTGTATGGGAGTCGCTATCAAATAAAGGCGTAAACCTCAAAGTAGTGAATATTGATAAGGATGATCCCGTAAGCGCTATTGAAAAGCGGTTAACATCCAAAACAAAACTCGTATCTATCAGTTCCGTTCAATATGCATCAGGGTTGAAAATTGATATTGATCGACTTGGAAAGGTTTGCAAACAAAAGAACGTACTATTCTGTGTCGATGCCATACAGAGTTTAGGGGCATATAAGTTTGATATTGCCCAAAGCCTGGCTGACTTCGTTGTTGCAGACGGCCATAAATGGATGATGGGGCCAGAAGGCCTGGCTTTGCTCTATGTAAAGCCAGAAGTACGCGACAGCATGACGTTAAACCAATATGGCTGGCATATGGTCAAACATCGAGGTGACTACACCCGTAACAGTTGGGAGCTCGCACCCGATGCCACTCGTTTTGAATGCGGAAGCCCAAACATGCTGGGCATTCATGCGTTAAATGCTAGCTTATCGCTTATAAATGAGATAGGTATAGAGACCATCTCTGAAGCGCTTGATAGCAATATCTCTTACCTCATTGGCAAATTGAAGGACATACCCGGAATCGAGTTTGTTTCGTCAATTGAACACCCCCGCCTGGCCGGAATCGTCACATTTACCGTTAACGGCATAGAGCCTAATGAACTGTATAGCGAGCTAATGAAAGCGGGCGTAATTTGTGCCTGTCGGGGTGGCGGCGTTAGATTCTCTCCCCATTTCTACACGCCAGAACATGTGATCGATAGAGCCATTGAAATAGTAAAAACCACAGTATGCCAGTTACAAAATCAGTAA
- a CDS encoding HD domain-containing protein, protein MVIDYFPEDLLGAHTKLIMDPVHGGIPLFPHEVAIIDHPLFQRLRNICQNDILSLVFPGATHSRFLHSIGVMHVGERIFLSMVKSYLESRRYKAKESTTKEQFFAIDYFNKVIRLACLLHDCGHSSFSHQFTRTSKIKKMMRSPGLFEQLWDGIDTTPLYSTPPGTLEHEHYSVRCAHQLLTDVDVEESGIYPIDVLAIMETTDASTSTLFNKHAEQFWQFITPNKSMEWQNGASAPQLVKQLLSSIISGEVDADRADYMLRDGFHSSVTIGGFNLDHLLSNLRFGWEPKAPWLGLAVTSKGLSALEDFVYSRNQMYRHVYAHKTALGFDWLLREAINEVLENPEVEAYVNECLTDLTEFRHLTDNYFWECFRSHARKRPDSYSYCIINRVKLKHIDTQFDLPSTEIDQRKHELAIQLNVDKSSVVSCTMNAKFSEISDNFDQMKVLVKDPITQKHQLRLIPEVSTFFNKFTDGTITHFYIKPSRLDQ, encoded by the coding sequence ATGGTTATAGATTATTTTCCTGAAGACTTACTTGGGGCTCACACTAAACTGATAATGGATCCCGTTCATGGCGGTATCCCTCTATTCCCACATGAAGTTGCCATTATAGACCACCCTCTTTTTCAGCGGCTGCGCAATATCTGCCAAAATGACATTCTTTCGCTAGTATTTCCTGGCGCAACCCATTCTCGTTTTTTACATAGTATTGGAGTAATGCATGTAGGTGAGAGAATTTTCCTTTCAATGGTTAAAAGCTACCTTGAATCAAGACGCTACAAAGCTAAAGAAAGCACAACAAAAGAGCAGTTTTTTGCCATTGATTATTTCAACAAGGTTATCAGGCTAGCCTGTCTGCTGCACGACTGCGGACACTCCAGCTTCTCTCACCAGTTCACCAGAACATCAAAAATAAAGAAAATGATGAGGTCTCCCGGCCTTTTTGAACAGCTATGGGACGGGATCGACACAACACCACTGTATTCAACACCGCCCGGCACACTGGAACATGAGCATTACTCGGTACGATGCGCACACCAGTTACTAACAGATGTAGACGTTGAAGAGTCAGGTATCTACCCCATAGATGTGCTTGCAATAATGGAAACCACTGACGCATCAACCAGCACCTTATTTAACAAACATGCAGAGCAGTTTTGGCAATTTATTACTCCTAATAAGTCTATGGAGTGGCAGAACGGCGCTTCCGCACCTCAACTCGTTAAGCAATTGTTATCTTCAATTATTTCCGGTGAAGTCGATGCTGATAGAGCAGACTACATGCTAAGGGATGGTTTCCATTCATCGGTAACCATTGGAGGTTTCAATCTTGACCACCTGCTAAGCAATCTTCGGTTTGGCTGGGAGCCAAAGGCACCCTGGCTTGGACTTGCAGTCACCTCGAAAGGGTTGAGCGCGCTGGAAGATTTCGTCTATAGCCGAAACCAGATGTATCGCCACGTTTATGCACATAAAACAGCACTGGGGTTTGACTGGTTGCTCAGAGAAGCCATAAATGAAGTTCTAGAGAACCCAGAAGTTGAAGCCTATGTAAATGAGTGTTTAACTGACTTAACAGAGTTCAGACATTTAACAGATAATTATTTCTGGGAATGTTTCAGAAGCCATGCCAGAAAAAGGCCTGATAGCTATTCTTATTGCATTATCAACCGAGTCAAATTAAAGCACATTGACACCCAGTTTGACCTGCCCTCGACAGAAATTGATCAGCGTAAGCATGAGCTTGCGATTCAGCTCAACGTTGATAAGTCTTCAGTCGTATCATGTACCATGAATGCAAAATTTTCAGAAATAAGTGATAACTTCGATCAGATGAAAGTGCTTGTAAAAGACCCAATCACCCAAAAACATCAATTAAGGTTGATTCCTGAGGTAAGTACTTTTTTTAACAAATTCACAGATGGTACGATTACTCACTTTTATATAAAGCCAAGCCGCCTGGATCAATAG
- a CDS encoding YiiX/YebB-like N1pC/P60 family cysteine hydrolase codes for MGMRAKHTLIELVVKWLNREHPPSEIPLSDFERVRYEIKPGDVILVEGRTRVSEVIKLLTQSRWSHAALYLGRLHEINHPMSRERVKSFFDGQPDVQLIVESELGKGTIVRPLTFYDRDHIRICRPRDLTYRDMQSVVNYAISRLGSDYDIRQIFDLARFLFPWRVMPRRWRSSIFQHNIGLATKTVCSTMIAEAFASIQYPILPLVKRNDQNEVKVYRRNPKLCTPSDFDYSPYFDIIKYPFIDYSKAKPHYRLMPWTREGILKSHEEGQYITDKKPSSPTQ; via the coding sequence ATGGGAATGAGAGCAAAACACACTCTCATTGAATTAGTTGTAAAGTGGCTAAATCGCGAACACCCTCCTAGTGAAATCCCCCTTAGCGACTTCGAACGTGTTCGTTACGAAATTAAACCCGGAGATGTCATTCTGGTCGAAGGGCGTACGCGTGTCAGTGAAGTTATCAAACTGCTAACGCAGAGCCGATGGTCACATGCAGCCCTATACTTGGGGAGATTGCATGAAATAAATCACCCCATGAGTAGAGAGCGGGTCAAGTCGTTTTTTGATGGGCAACCCGATGTTCAATTAATAGTAGAGAGTGAACTGGGGAAAGGAACCATAGTACGCCCACTAACCTTCTACGACAGAGATCATATAAGAATTTGTAGACCTCGAGATTTAACCTACAGAGATATGCAAAGCGTCGTCAATTACGCCATCAGTAGACTCGGTTCTGACTATGACATTAGACAGATATTTGACTTGGCTCGTTTTTTGTTCCCCTGGCGAGTAATGCCCAGGCGTTGGCGCTCAAGCATATTCCAGCACAACATTGGGCTAGCAACTAAAACAGTGTGCTCAACAATGATTGCAGAGGCGTTTGCATCAATCCAGTATCCGATACTTCCGCTCGTTAAGAGAAATGACCAAAATGAAGTAAAAGTGTATAGACGAAACCCAAAACTGTGCACCCCAAGTGATTTCGATTACTCACCTTATTTCGACATCATTAAATACCCATTTATCGATTACTCGAAAGCCAAGCCGCACTACCGCCTGATGCCCTGGACCAGAGAAGGTATATTGAAAAGCCACGAAGAGGGTCAGTACATTACCGACAAAAAGCCCTCTTCGCCCACCCAATAA
- a CDS encoding PP2C family protein-serine/threonine phosphatase codes for MSSHAERMLVIDKDDNCRHYLSDGLLAVGYYVVSVKNIKEALVSIANGRPDLIFGDLSSDEISLLSKLKDPQFPPSPVIAFSHTDNASDVVTALRAGASDFIIKPIKDFSLVEEVIKRIFEQIRLVRLNQRYRVELEDANRELKAGIAELKADQKAGLKVQMKMLPEREKKLKGIKCNHLIKPSLYLSGDFLDYFKIDSTKAIFYIADVSGHGSSSAFVTVLLKNLSNRLLRNFKRGSTDDILYPDKILHRINRELLENDFGKHLTMFVGVLENDTNKLTYSVGAHFPMPVLVVDGKAEYLEGTGMPVGLFEDPTYRVYDRVLPQKFDLWMFSDGILEVIKADSLAEKEQKLLTLVENSGHSIESLAESVQLNEMNELPDDIAILTVSGVDNQDG; via the coding sequence ATGTCAAGTCACGCCGAGAGAATGCTCGTAATCGATAAGGATGATAATTGTCGCCATTACTTATCGGATGGTTTGCTTGCGGTCGGGTATTACGTGGTCTCAGTTAAAAACATCAAAGAGGCGCTCGTCAGCATAGCGAATGGTCGTCCTGACCTTATTTTTGGGGATTTATCCTCCGATGAAATCAGCTTATTGTCAAAACTCAAAGACCCTCAGTTTCCACCTTCACCTGTGATAGCGTTCTCTCATACTGACAATGCATCAGATGTTGTAACAGCATTGAGGGCCGGGGCGTCTGACTTTATTATAAAACCAATCAAAGACTTCTCACTGGTTGAAGAAGTGATTAAACGTATTTTTGAACAAATTCGGTTGGTTAGGCTAAACCAGCGTTACAGGGTTGAACTTGAAGATGCTAATAGAGAATTAAAAGCAGGGATTGCAGAACTAAAGGCTGACCAGAAAGCAGGCTTAAAAGTTCAAATGAAAATGCTGCCTGAGCGCGAAAAGAAGTTGAAGGGAATTAAATGCAACCATTTAATTAAGCCTTCTCTTTATCTTAGTGGCGACTTTCTGGATTATTTTAAAATAGATAGTACAAAAGCTATTTTTTACATTGCCGATGTTTCTGGTCATGGTTCTTCTTCTGCATTTGTTACGGTGTTATTAAAAAACCTGTCCAACCGTTTGCTTAGAAACTTCAAAAGAGGGTCTACTGACGATATCCTCTATCCTGACAAGATTCTGCATCGAATTAATCGCGAGCTTCTTGAAAATGACTTTGGCAAACATCTTACGATGTTTGTCGGGGTGCTGGAAAATGATACCAATAAGCTTACATATTCTGTTGGAGCACACTTTCCTATGCCTGTGTTGGTCGTCGACGGAAAAGCGGAGTATCTCGAAGGAACCGGTATGCCCGTTGGCTTGTTCGAAGATCCAACATACAGAGTGTATGATCGTGTTCTGCCTCAGAAATTTGACTTATGGATGTTTTCAGATGGCATCCTTGAGGTAATCAAGGCAGATAGCCTGGCAGAAAAAGAACAGAAGCTACTAACATTAGTTGAAAATAGTGGTCATAGTATTGAGTCTCTGGCTGAATCAGTGCAGCTTAATGAAATGAATGAGTTACCAGACGATATTGCAATTTTGACTGTTTCCGGGGTAGATAATCAAGATGGCTAG
- a CDS encoding DUF4389 domain-containing protein gives MSDNREYDKEAHWLRIIYMIGFYVVYKIIDLLIIVMLILQAVVTTFGTGPNQRLTEFGASLATYVSQIIRFLSYADEKKPYPFSEWPKGK, from the coding sequence ATGTCTGATAACAGAGAGTATGATAAAGAAGCACATTGGTTAAGAATTATATACATGATAGGTTTTTACGTCGTTTATAAAATAATTGATTTATTAATTATTGTTATGCTGATACTTCAAGCTGTTGTCACAACGTTTGGGACTGGGCCAAACCAAAGGCTAACTGAGTTTGGTGCCTCTTTGGCGACGTATGTATCACAAATAATACGCTTTCTTAGTTATGCCGATGAGAAAAAGCCTTACCCATTTTCGGAATGGCCGAAGGGTAAGTAA